One genomic region from Rattus norvegicus strain BN/NHsdMcwi chromosome 10, GRCr8, whole genome shotgun sequence encodes:
- the Prss30 gene encoding serine protease 30 isoform X2: MCGHSTGAGKIVGGQDAPEGRWPWQVSLRTEKEGHICGGSLIHEVWVLTAAHCFCRPLNSSFYHVKVGGLTLSLTEPHSTLVAVRNIFVYPTYLWEDASSGDIALLRLDTPLQPSQFSPVCLPQAQAPLTPGTVCWVTGWGATHERELASVLQELAVPLLDSEDCERMYHIGETSLSGKRVIQSDMLCAGFVEGQKDSCQGDSGGPLVCAINSSWIQVGITSWGIGCARPNKPGVYTRVPDYVDWIQRTLAENHSDAYGCRSRASGAYPALLLVLLAFALPESL, translated from the exons A TGTGTGGCCACTCCACAGGTGCTGGGAAGATTGTGGGTGGCCAAGATGCCCCGGAAGGACGATGGCCTTGGCAAGTCAGCCtgaggacagagaaagagggCCACATATGCGGGGGCTCCCTCATTCACGAGGTGTGGGTGCTCACGGCTGCCCACTGCTTCTGCAG GCCTCTGAACTCCAGTTTCTACCACGTGAAGGTTGGAGGACTGACACTTTCTCTTACGGAACCCCACTCAACCTTAGTGGCCGTGAGGAACATCTTTGTGTATCCCACCTACCTCTGGGAAGATGCGTCTAGCGGAGACATTGCTCTGCTGCGGCTGGACACTCCTCTGCAGCCCTCTCAGTTCTCTCCTGTCTGCCTCCCACAAGCCCAGGCTCCTCTCACCCCTGGGACTGTCTGCTGGGTAACAGGCTGGGGGGCTACCCACGAAAGAG AGCTGGCGAGTGTCCTCCAGGAGTTAGCTGTGCCTCTCTTGGACTCAGAGGACTGTGAAAGGATGTACCACATCGGGGAGACCAGCCTGTCAGGGAAGAGAGTCATCCAGTCAGACATGCTCTGTGCCGGCTTTGTAGAAGGCCAGAAAGACTCCTGCCAG ggTGACTCTGGGGGCCCACTCGTCTGTGCCATCAATAGTTCTTGGATCCAGGTTGGGATCACCAGCTGGGGTATTGGCTGTGCTCGGCCAAACAAGCCTGGTGTCTATACTCGGGTGCCAGACTACGTAGACTGGATTCAGAGAACCCTGGCGGAGAACCACTCTGATGCCTACGGATGCCGCTCCAGAGCCTCTGGGGCATATCCAGCACTGCTGCTGgtgttgctggcatttgccttgCCAGAGTCCCTGTGA
- the Prss30 gene encoding serine protease 30 isoform X1, with amino-acid sequence MESWARCIFLLLLQILTGGRGDILHSGAGKIVGGQDAPEGRWPWQVSLRTEKEGHICGGSLIHEVWVLTAAHCFCRPLNSSFYHVKVGGLTLSLTEPHSTLVAVRNIFVYPTYLWEDASSGDIALLRLDTPLQPSQFSPVCLPQAQAPLTPGTVCWVTGWGATHERELASVLQELAVPLLDSEDCERMYHIGETSLSGKRVIQSDMLCAGFVEGQKDSCQGDSGGPLVCAINSSWIQVGITSWGIGCARPNKPGVYTRVPDYVDWIQRTLAENHSDAYGCRSRASGAYPALLLVLLAFALPESL; translated from the exons ATGGAGTCCTGGGCAAGGTgcatttttcttctcttgctgCAGATCCTGACAG GGGGACGTGGAGATATATTGCATTCAG GTGCTGGGAAGATTGTGGGTGGCCAAGATGCCCCGGAAGGACGATGGCCTTGGCAAGTCAGCCtgaggacagagaaagagggCCACATATGCGGGGGCTCCCTCATTCACGAGGTGTGGGTGCTCACGGCTGCCCACTGCTTCTGCAG GCCTCTGAACTCCAGTTTCTACCACGTGAAGGTTGGAGGACTGACACTTTCTCTTACGGAACCCCACTCAACCTTAGTGGCCGTGAGGAACATCTTTGTGTATCCCACCTACCTCTGGGAAGATGCGTCTAGCGGAGACATTGCTCTGCTGCGGCTGGACACTCCTCTGCAGCCCTCTCAGTTCTCTCCTGTCTGCCTCCCACAAGCCCAGGCTCCTCTCACCCCTGGGACTGTCTGCTGGGTAACAGGCTGGGGGGCTACCCACGAAAGAG AGCTGGCGAGTGTCCTCCAGGAGTTAGCTGTGCCTCTCTTGGACTCAGAGGACTGTGAAAGGATGTACCACATCGGGGAGACCAGCCTGTCAGGGAAGAGAGTCATCCAGTCAGACATGCTCTGTGCCGGCTTTGTAGAAGGCCAGAAAGACTCCTGCCAG ggTGACTCTGGGGGCCCACTCGTCTGTGCCATCAATAGTTCTTGGATCCAGGTTGGGATCACCAGCTGGGGTATTGGCTGTGCTCGGCCAAACAAGCCTGGTGTCTATACTCGGGTGCCAGACTACGTAGACTGGATTCAGAGAACCCTGGCGGAGAACCACTCTGATGCCTACGGATGCCGCTCCAGAGCCTCTGGGGCATATCCAGCACTGCTGCTGgtgttgctggcatttgccttgCCAGAGTCCCTGTGA